The window TGTCCACATGAGTCTAACTAAACAAAGTGTCAGTTTATCAAGATATAGTATTCTGGTTTCGTAGCGTAGTACATAGTTAGGACTATCATTATGTACAATAGTAGAGATGAATCCTTACCCTCCAAGCTCACCCAAAGTtacccaacccaacccccctggcccacccccccccctcctaaTAGAGATGTAAAAACTGCTGGGATCTCTAGTAAACCACCTACCAATAACACCAACAAACGAATGTAATCAAGCTACAAAGGTTATAAATGGAGCAACACCCGGAGGACCCAGGGCCCACCTATCCAGTGGTATCCCCAACCTGCAATGCATCAAATGCTAACCATTATTTCATAGTCTTGTTTCAGGGCAAAGGTTTGTCGTGTGGGACGAATCTCCCACGCCAACCCAATCACGATGTGAGAAATGGTTTCATCGATAAGGGCTCACATGatccggggggggggggggagagagtaTCAGTGAGCATCCAACCAAATTTGGGGGTCCTATAGATTGCTGGCCCTAGGGTCTCTTCAATATTTGCATTACCAATATTGCAACAACTCTAAAATCCCTTGATTAGATCTGGATGTTGCAACCTACCAATTACTTATCTTAGTTAAGAAGAGAAATATGAGTGTCCCAGGGCCATCAATTTTCGTTAGAAAATACAACCCATAGAATGTACAATGATCACATCCATTGCTTGTAGTAAAGTGATCAACATCCATCTTTAAGTAATAATAGTAGTAACAATGATAATGACCAACATTGTtaatattattatcattattatcaaGGAGCACAGGTCTGGGGGCCTGGGGTTAGTGGGGCCATAAAAAGGTTAAGCAAGCAACAGAAGATGCTGCATTCCACATGTCCAAAGGATCAGCACCTATAACacatatcaaagtcattcttgcacacccacccccccccaaaaaaaaaaaaaatcagtaagaAAGAAGTGGCATATTAATATCATTGGCATCCTATTTTCAAATTGTCAGTTGTCTCCCTTTGCTTGACTAGTTAATCAATCTTATTTTAGTTCTTTCACCCGGTATAAATGAAGTTGATCCAACTGTTTAACTCTAGGAAATCGGCAGGACAAAGACATGCAATTCTCTTTTCCGACACATCCACTGAATTTCAAGTGATTCAGGGCACAAACATCAACGAAAGCTACACGAAAGATATAGCGACATGCATATAACATTTGACAGGACAATAATGAATTTCACAGGCATATTTGAAAAACCAGTATAAGTCTACTTGCTGGACACTGATTCAAGTGTAAATGTTTCTGCTCATCAACATATGATACATGGCAATCAATCATGTAATAAGAGAGAgcaaacaataaaagaaaacaaaagaaaagatgtATACCATCTCTGAGTTGAGCCTGTTGTTCCATGGCTTGAAGACGAAACTTCAACTCATTGTTCTGGCTCGTAAGCCCAGCAGAATCCCTCTGAACAACACAAGTTAATATCTATTAGTCaagtcttttttctttccttctcttttttgattttagtggaaataataTTAGTCAAGTCATTTTATTGGGAAACAACACAGGAAAATCTTAGCATGCCAGGTACCAACCAACCTGTAACAGTGTCAGCTGTGCAGACAATGTGGTGGCTTCTGTCTGTAGAGTTTGCACCTTGTGTTCCAATTCTGAGATATACCTCATTTTCCGCTCCTTAGATCGAGCAGCCGATTGCCGATTTGCCAAAATCCTGTGATAAACAGATGAGCATTAGGGAAAAGGGAATATAAAGCAACACTGGAATCCATTACATCCACGCCAAAAACAACTTTCTTTACTGAATAGATTATGAAGATTTCAGCACCTTTTGGCACGTTTAGGGTCTGTCAATGCAATCTCAGCAAGTTTTTCATTGGCCATAATCTTCTTAAGCTCAGCCCCACTAAACTCGCCGTTACCAAAATCCAAACTGAAAGTAGAGTTCCCGTCCATCGAATTGCTGCGTGAATGTTGAGCTGCAAGGTTTCCAGGGGAAGGTGGCAACTTTGGTGACTCGTCACCAAAGTTGGGCAAATTTCCCATGAAGCTATCCATAGAAACACTTCTGTGGTGCCGGGTGGTTGGAGCAATATCTCCCCCCGCACTCCTTTTGGTCCCTTCCTTCCTCTCAGTGGAGGAACTTGGGTTTGGGCGACTCATGCTGTTGCCACTCTCATTTATGCTACTTTCTGATTCATTGTCACTGCTATCAGCCCCGTTCGTCTTTGTGCCACTGGCTCTGCTATCTAAATCATCACGGTTCTCAGGACATTGTTTGTCCTCGGTTCCAGATAAATTCAGAGAATCCATGTTTTCCAAGTTCATGTACGCGGAGAACAAATCATCAATAGCTTCCCCTTCAGATTTTCTCTCCCCCATTCCTTCTGCATTGCTGTCAACATCCCTATCCCAGTCCGATTCCCGTTTCACCAACTGGGCCGgcttcaccatacccaaattCTCTCTTGGAGATGTTGAGCGGTCCAGGACACCCTGACCCCTGAGCGGGATGAGTGGCGGCGAAGATTGGATCATAGCATTAAACCCGAAGGGGATATCACTGCTAGAGCGCCTGTGCGCTTTACGAGGGGGGAGGCTCTCACTGATGCGGCCGGAGTTACCTCTCGAGAAAGGTGAAGGAGGGTGTGATGCCTGCAAGCCCCCATCTCGGTCTTCCATTGAAACATCCGCAGAAGTTGGGTCAGATAGCGAGGGTGATGATGAGTCACGGTAAGGTGAAGGGCTCAGGGGAGGTAAGTTATCGAGAGAGAAAAATGTCGGCTGTGAAAGAGATCTCGAATGAGAAGGACT is drawn from Macadamia integrifolia cultivar HAES 741 chromosome 7, SCU_Mint_v3, whole genome shotgun sequence and contains these coding sequences:
- the LOC122084987 gene encoding bZIP transcription factor 29, whose translation is MEETEEARADVMQRLQSSSGTSSSSLPKPTNRFEVPHLNTSLVRAPLRHFSQNFSPESNKRPGIPPSHPHFPPASPYAQIPVPRPVTQQLGSQNFSPSPSHSRSLSQPTFFSLDNLPPLSPSPYRDSSSPSLSDPTSADVSMEDRDGGLQASHPPSPFSRGNSGRISESLPPRKAHRRSSSDIPFGFNAMIQSSPPLIPLRGQGVLDRSTSPRENLGMVKPAQLVKRESDWDRDVDSNAEGMGERKSEGEAIDDLFSAYMNLENMDSLNLSGTEDKQCPENRDDLDSRASGTKTNGADSSDNESESSINESGNSMSRPNPSSSTERKEGTKRSAGGDIAPTTRHHRSVSMDSFMGNLPNFGDESPKLPPSPGNLAAQHSRSNSMDGNSTFSLDFGNGEFSGAELKKIMANEKLAEIALTDPKRAKRILANRQSAARSKERKMRYISELEHKVQTLQTEATTLSAQLTLLQRDSAGLTSQNNELKFRLQAMEQQAQLRDALNEALTAEFQRLKMATSELSGEVHPSNCLSQSISPQMFRLQNQQLNIYQLQQQHNQQPPQQQQVHHQQQHPTNTPAKNESNQ